A stretch of Microtus pennsylvanicus isolate mMicPen1 chromosome 5, mMicPen1.hap1, whole genome shotgun sequence DNA encodes these proteins:
- the LOC142849529 gene encoding interferon-induced very large GTPase 1-like has product MDTAKFIPDELQSRSRRKQDLQEKLSEVGLSVDYWLPKLEEDVGVTCAQALQHLEEKDLQKLKSQIQHTWEEKALEKLLDLSQSNSVAEFQETSGEMIESRQQQAGQALQELKALQSEGKHRQEEEVRMKEAELRQVMEIPEECWPGPEVPLKDIAETMEKHLSHIKAAMIKSQNFSDRDLLRFTSGGLVLQGIYKTSHQKDLATRREELLRVPRELFLFGSEQGKRMETKEFTSSKEESLFTETVEKFGFRLTLLAKAGGWGFNFEGGMDKVKHLESKEVHQSHSKHTYFCSSKFSYNPLASFHFCKDQLQLSIAALKELKIIEEQLEHTEGPDRFLVVRKRTENFFNRFGSHANQGPVHFGGIFYWKAISEGFKSDQLDCVKQQAAEALDIYVRGSYSGFGFDVGGGMTASDTHSASSYKNSTNQQLQIKVQLSMAQIGGPPEANGIVQWTTGLLASNKTWCVIDRELQLVPVWDIILSNHRSKFKDPFLVANCLAENYTALTGLAACIQPGEHIPSTIKEVELFLDDVKSWEVSDPEEQLNYLMDFMQTLAHKTKGYDVWINTCLTNCNLQNFLINTVNFCKTSSIKKTKFIKSQFRSLLEPHVHRVKNFAQVTSIMRWIYQTESEEQQVKIIELSEFLKSLKEIQKSLMEANDNSESLETVEEAQRKATCEVTTALSSFLNSLREAEQPDTQLLLLSIAAAAGYQLESNVFQPLLGCAEINFLLDETQTVQHRYQELKTTCTDRAQAFLVLKALTTTVGLSAISPEEKAQRLIITRQHMEHLLSTRVAHLLTKFGTDRDWENLENNLRLLIDGNYEDTISSLQMNEVKKQLQILLNKQEETYEQQNDDSNEKEVIEKGPFLDLLQRLGLEHHFPKRMSRADFHLIYKTSVCNTQPRSEQELPFYFLQKLLMLDCGFRHLVFKNDGNADTQDSVVPSNQENDVVDPYEELFDDSDEVTNSSPTESQPHIHPMDIQMAIFHCADDLARQYILSKLSICQFALPLVVPNPNTSQMEFSLWSLRHIRKSWQESSKSQPEKSYSHRNQQMCCVSAPIVSFIRVGNGFSASKSQIMNSLLSRHKHDVFFHRHCRGSSKDCLLMEGVVEISWFCPGGQGEDTFDKCVAFTNLHGDAKDHRQQLNFLQDVSSLIVILMSASDNNKENQNFVRHMWQSSKPVICLIDDKEKFMTNNSGRRVRIGIRNRNQAELTEELTTAIEHLLEVSDTALSIEDCSRMAQKQGFMIDEYQRALKEAKEKAQTNKKLLEQSKVSQIKENLLPLQGQLWHHWCKKDKELYHLQEKGHRSIEQHKSDIQKEKQKIRRQQFEKAFPLNDFMKSVLQILKEDSENDLKFYFLYWLSVVLENLTVEHLEILHGKQQYLWSQVQAEKQKAQKSSSLTLWQKQIEAISTEIINCTLGIEHLLREVGQIYEALEEISSSRDSLFLCLPQIAADLMIAGVPIELMDGDASYVPLKWVTAVYDKISEKVGDKRLFVLSVLGLQSSGKSTLLNSLFGLQFTASAGRCTKGAYMQLLKVEETFTEELGFDFVLVVDTEGLRAPELNNKSRNWDNELATFVIGLANLTLINIFGENPSEMQDILQIVVQAFLRMKQVKISPSCFFVHQNVGEVTAKDQTMEGRRRLEQRLDEMTALAAEQEECSNITHFSDVIRFDVNSHVYYFAHLWDGNPPMAPPNPHYSRNVQELKTGILRTAQQISKGRIMKISDVKFRVQDLWKALVSENFIFSFRNTQEVIAMSKLETMYNHWTWELRSYVLDLQNQLNNQIQNGKILTLTTNALEGPVSTKYETIKQKFDKYFEEDPDSETLVQWKANFENKLLMLKDALISDTRKKGNELISLKQSQERLDNQKSQYENELLERSRKLALDVKGKELSDEELREKFNQVWTSWIYKVSSTVPLVTEPDIDSDAENIFLLCFKKDKNIAERLKKRSGEMFDINYDKHVQMKKRCYIISKTLETCHKESINKTTNNIYLRFDEIIKNIWKQKRDYSQHDFHKIPRIIENELKSVSPEEEYTFTRHYTIDLSLCLFQRASKSFKEMHKAFKRANDPVNYLESKKDNFYMSFKISCQGATSITSFVDFLWLKLTPAVAATIWGRMVLKVAGDMRVTCPAFNGNRANLERHVLISLAEKENFDNYWQYIHHPESFFRDYIRDHIRRYCSEKEGEKIKTFLKISLGDIKNAILSAIHKTTEVANDSSTASHWLDLFCDHLGSHLIFPRRDLISIEHQEIKDTEFLKEAMSAALDPALRKVEEDCSSKLIDEMVPDIEKILSEHLCGCWKQCPFCKAVCTNTIPEHDGDHSVQFHRPQAVNGWYYHKTDYFDINCCTTSVASDCSFTLNGSQWFPCKKYREAGGDFATWSITADSSTQPYWKWFVCHFRSELEKNYGKKFTDLGTIPDSWTKITKEEVLDDLKKQ; this is encoded by the coding sequence ATGGACACAGCAAAGTTCATCCCTGATGAGCTTCAgtccagaagcagaaggaagcaaGATCTCCAGGAGAAGCTGTCAGAAGTGGGGTTGTCTGTTGACTACTGGCTGCCTAAGCTTGAGGAAGATGTGGGTGTGACCTGTGCCCAGGCCTTACAACACTTAGAAGAAAAAGACCTCCAGAAGCTGAAGTCCCAGATACAACACACATGGGAAGAAAAGGCTCTGGAAAAGCTGCTTGACCTCTCACAGTCAAACAGTGTTGCAGAGTTCCAGGAGACTTCAGGGGAGATGATAGAGAGcagacagcagcaggcaggacagGCACTGCAGGAACTGAAAGCCTTGCAGTCAGAAGGGAAGCATagacaggaagaggaagtaaggatGAAAGAAGCAGAGTTGAGGCAAGTAATGGAGATCCCAGAAGAGTGCTGGCCAGGGCCAGAAGTACCCCTCAAAGATATCGCTGAAACAATGGAGAAACATCTCAGTCACATAAAAGCAGCAATGATAAAAAGTCAAAACTTCTCAGATAGAGACCTGCTAAGATTCACATCTGGTGGGCTGGTGCTGCAAGGAATTTATAAGACCAGCCACCAAAAGGACTTGGCAACAAGGAGAGAAGAACTACTCAGGGTCCCCAGGGAATTGTTCCTCTTTGGGTCTGAGCAAGGAAAACGGatggaaacaaaagaattcaCATCTTCTAAAGAAGAATCCCTGTTCACTGAAACTGTGGAGAAGTTCGGTTTCCGGTTAACACTTTTAGCCAAGGCTGGAGGCTGGGGATTTAATTTTGAAGGTGGAATGGATAAAGTCAAGCATTTAGAATCCAAAGAAGTCCATCAATCACATTCTAAGCACACTTATTTCTGCTCATCGAAGTTCAGCTACAACCCACTAGCCTCCTTCCACTTTTGCAAAGATCAGCTCCAACTCTCCATCGCTGCTCTCAAGGAACTGAAAATCATTGAGGAACAACTGGAACACACGGAAGGACCAGACAGATTCCTTGTAGTGAGGAAAAGGACTGAAAACTTCTTCAACAGATTTGGCTCTCATGCTAATCAAGGCCCTGTGCATTTTGGGGGAATATTCTACTGGAAGGCCATTTCAGAGGGTTTCAAAAGTGACCAGCTGGATTGTGtgaagcagcaggcagcagaggcCTTGGATATTTATGTAAGGGGGAGCTACAGTGGCTTTGGATTTGATGTTGGAGGAGGAATGACGGCATCAGATACACATTCAGCAAGTTCCTACAAAAATTCAACTAATCAACAGCTCCAAATCAAAGTTCAATTATCTATGGCCCAGATAGGTGGACCACCAGAAGCAAATGGAATCGTTCAGTGGACAACTGGCCTTCTTGCAAGCAACAAAACTTGGTGTGTCATTGACCGAGAACTTCAACTGGTACCCGTTTGGGACATCATCCTATCAAATCACAGAAGCAAATTTAAAGATCCCTTTCTGGTGGCTAACTGCCTGGCAGAAAACTATACTGCTCTGACAGGTCTTGCTGCCTGCATCCAGCCTGGAGAACATATACCAAGTACCATAAAGGAAGTAGAACTTTTCCTGGATGATGTGAAATCCTGGGAGGTCTCAGATCCTGAAGAACAGCTTAACTACCTGATGGATTTTATGCAAACACTGGCTCACAAAACAAAAGGATATGATGTTTGGATTAATACATGCCTTACAAATTGTAACCTACAAAATTTTCTTATAAACACTGTCAACTTTTGCAAAACCTCTTCCATTAAAAAAACTAAGTTTATTAAATCTCAATTCCGCAGCCTTCTAGAACCTCATGTACACAGAGTGAAAAACTTTGCTCAGGTGACTTCAATCATGCGGTGGATCTACCAGACAGAGTCAGAGGAACAACAAGTTAAAATCATTGAATTATCTGAATTCCTTAAAAGTCTGAAAGAAATCCAAAAATCTCTCATGGAAGCAAATGACAATTCTGAGTCCCTAGAAACAGTGGAAGAGGCTCAAAGAAAGGCTACCTGTGAGGTCACCACAGCTCTTAGCTCCTTCTTGAACtctctcagagaagcagagcagccagacacGCAGCTGCTACTACTCTCCATTGCAGCTGCTGCAGGCTATCAGCTGGAAAGCAATGTTTTCCAGCCTCTCCTGGGGTGCGCTGAGATAAACTTCCTACTGGATGAAACACAAACTGTCCAACACAGATATCAGGAGCTAAAAACTACCTGCACTGACAGGGCACAGGCATTCCTAGTGCTCAAAGCTCTGACCACCACAGTTGGACtctcagccatttctccagaagAAAAAGCACAACGCTTGATAATAACAAGGCAGCATATGGAGCACTTACTTTCTACTAGAGTTGCACATCTCCTCACAAAGTTTGGAACAGATCGTGATTGGGAGAATCTAGAGAATAATTTGAGATTACTCATTGATGGGAACTATGAAGACACCATCTCTTCATTGCAAATGAATGAGGTAAAAAAGCAATTGCAAATTCTCCTGAATAAACAGGAAGAAACTTATGAACAACAAAATGATGATAGCAATGAAAAAGAGGTGATAGAAAAAGGACCTTTTCTAGACTTACTCCAACGTCTGGGTCTAGAACATCACTTCCCAAAAAGGATGAGCAGAGCTGACTTCCATCTGATCTATAAGACATCTGTGTGCAATACACAGCCAAGATCTGAACAGGAACTTCCCTTCTATTTCCTACAAAAGCTATTGATGCTAGATTGTGGGTTCAGACATCTGGTCTTCAAAAATGATGGAAATGCAGACACCCAAGACTCAGTAGTTCCCTCCAACCAGGAAAATGATGTTGTTGATCCATACGAAGAGCTGTTTGATGACAGTGATGAAGTCACTAATTCTTCACCCACTGAGTCCCAGCCCCACATTCACCCAATGGACATCCAGATGGCCATTTTTCACTGTGCAGATGATCTTGCAAGGCAATACATTTTGTCCAAACTTTCCATTTGTCAGTTTGCACTCCCCCTTGTGGTGCCAAATCCCAACACTTCTCAGATGGAATTCTCTCTCTGGTCTCTCAGACATATTAGGAAAAGCTGGCAAGAGTCAAGTAAATCACAACCAGAAAAGAGCTACAGTCACAGGAATCAGCAGATGTGCTGTGTCTCTGCCCCCATTGTGTCCTTCATTAGAGTTGGAAATGGCTTCTCTGCTTCCAAATCTCAGATCATGAACTCTCTCCTCAGTAGACATAAACATGATGTGTTTTTTCACAGGCACTGCAGAGGAAGCAGCAAAGACTGTCTCCTGATGGAGGGAGTGGTGGAGATCTCCTGGTTCTGTCCTGGGGGTCAAGGTGAGGACACATTTGACAAGTGTGTGGCCTTCACCAATCTTCATGGAGATGCCAAGGACCATAGGCAACAACTCAACTTCCTGCAGGATGTCTCTTCTCTCATTGTGATCCTCATGTCAGCTTCtgataacaataaagaaaaccaaaactttGTCAGACACATGTGGCAGTCATCAAAACCTGTGATCTGTCTGATTGATGACAAAGAAAAATTCATGACTAATAATTCAGGCAGAAGGGTGAGGATTGGAATTAGGAATAGAAATCAGGCAGAATTAACAGAAGAACTCACAACTGCCATTGAACATTTACTAGAAGTCTCTGACACTGCTCTCAGTATAGAAGACTGTTCACGGATGGCTCAAAAACAAGGATTCATGATTGATGAATACCAAAGAGCATTGAAGgaggccaaagaaaaagcacagacAAATAAGAAACTCCTAGAGCAATCCAAGGTATCTCAGATAAAAGAAAACTTGCTGCCTCTTCAGGGACAACTGTGGCACCATTGGTGTAAGAAAGACAAAGAACTCTATCATCTGCAAGAAAAAGGGCATCGGAGCATTGAACAACACAAGAGTgacattcagaaagaaaaacaaaaaatacgaCGGCAGCAGTTTGAAAAGGCCTTCCCTCTCAATGATTTCATGAAATCTGTCCTACAAATTCTCAAAGAAGACTCAGAAAATGACCTCAAATTCTACTTCTTATATTGGTTAAGTGTGGTTTTGGAAAATCTAACTGTAGAACACTTGGAGATTTTACATGGAAAACAACAATATTTGTGGTCACAGGTACAGGcagaaaagcagaaagcacagaAGAGCAGCTCCCTGACACTCTGGCAGAAGCAGATAGAAGCCATCTCTACCGAGATTATTAACTGCACTTTAGGAATTGAGCACCTTCTTCGAGAAGTTGGACAGATCTATGAAGCTCTGGAAGAAATTTCTTCCTCTAGAGACAgcctttttctctgcctcccccagatTGCTGCAGATTTGATGATAGCTGGTGTTCCCATTGAGCTGATGGATGGAGATGCTTCATATGTGCCTCTAAAATGGGTGACAGCTGTTTATGACAAGATCTCAGAGAAAGTTGGAGACAAAAGGttgtttgttctctctgtccTGGGCCTACAGAGCTCAGGAAAGTCCACCCTACTGAATTCACTGTTTGGGCTGCAGTTCACAGCCAGTGCAGGCAGGTGCACCAAGGGGGCCTACATGCAGCTCCTGAAGGTGGAAGAGACATTCACAGAAGAACTTGGCTTTGATTTTGTGCTTGTTGTAGACACAGAAGGACTTCGGGCTCCAGAACTCAACAACAAATCCCGGAATTGGGACAATGAGTTGGCGACATTTGTCATTGGCCTTGCAAACTTGACTCTGATCAATATTTTTGGGGAGAATCCTTCAGAGATGCAGGATATCCTACAAATTGTTGTCCAGGCCTTTCTGAGAATGAAACAAGTGAAAATCTCCCCCAGTTGCTTCTTTGTCCATCAGAATGTGGGAGAAGTTACAGCTAAAGACCAAACTATGGAAGGACGAAGGAGACTGGAGCAGAGACTGGATGAGATGACAGCATTAGCTGCTGAACAGGAAGAGTGCTCAAACATAACCCACTTCAGTGATGTAATTAGATTTGATGTCAATAGTCATGTCTACTACTTTGCTCACCTCTGGGATGGCAATCCCCCAATGGCCCCTCCCAATCCTCACTATAGCCGCAATGTCCAGGAGTTGAAAACTGGGATTCTTAGGACTGCCCAGCAGATATCCAAGGGAAGGATCATGAAGATTTCAGATGTAAAATTCCGCGTTCAAGATTTGTGGAAAGCCCTGGTCAGTGAGAACttcattttcagtttcaggaacacCCAAGAGGTCATAGCCATGAGTAAACTGGAAACCATGTATAACCACTGGACCTGGGAACTGAGGAGTTATGTTCTGGACTTACAGAATCAGTTGAACAATCAGATTCAGAATGGGAAAATCCTGACTCTCACAACTAATGCACTGGAGGGTCCAGTCAGCACAAAATATGAAACCATCAAGCAAAAATTTGACAAGTATTTTGAAGAAGACCCAGATAGTGAAACATTGGTTCAATGGAAAGCTAATTTTGAAAATAAGCTATTAATGCTTAAAGATGCACTTATTTCAGACACCAGAAAGAAAGGCAATGAGCTCATTAGTCTTAAACAAAGCCAAGAAAGACTAGATAACCAAAAGTCACAATATGAAAATGAACTGTTAGAGAGGAGCCGAAAGTTAGCTTTAGATGTGAAGGGTAAAGAATTAAGTGATGAAGAGTTGCGTGAGAAATTCAATCAAGTTTGGACAAGTTGGATCTACAAAGTGTCTTCTACTGTACCCCTTGTCACAGAGCCTGACATTGATTCAGATGCTGAAAACATTTTCCTACTGTGtttcaaaaaagacaaaaatattgcAGAAAGACTAAAGAAAAGGAGTGGAGAAATGTTTGACATCAATTATGACAAGCATgtccaaatgaaaaaaagatgttatataatttcaaaaacattAGAAACTTGCCATAAAGAGTCAATTAATAAAACTACCAACAACATTTATTTAAGATttgatgaaataattaaaaacatttggaAGCAAAAGCGTGATTACAGTCAGCATGATTTTCATAAAATCCCAAGGATAATAGAAAATGAACTGAAATCTGTTTCCCCTGAGGAAGAATACACATTTACCAGACACTACACCATTGACTTATCCTTGTGCTTATTCCAAAGAGCATCTAAGAGTTTCAAAGAAATGCATAAGGCATTCAAAAGAGCAAATGATCCTGTGAACTATCTAGAGAGCAAGAAAGACAATTTCTACATGAGTTTTAAGATCTCCTGCCAAGGCGCCACATCCATCACATCTTTTGTGGACTTCCTGTGGCTCAAGCTCACTCCTGCTGTAGCTGCCACTATATGGGGGAGAATGGTTCTTAAAGTAGCTGGGGACATGAGGGTCACTTGCCCTGCATTCAATGGAAACAGGGCTAACCTGGAGAGACATGTTCTCATTTCTctggcagaaaaagaaaactttgataACTATTGGCAGTACATTCATCATCCAGAATCCTTTTTCAGGGATTACATTAGAGACCACATTAGAAGATACTGTTCAGAAAAAGAAGgtgaaaaaataaagacttttttaaaaataagtttagggGACATAAAGAATGCCATCCTCTCTGCCATTCATAAGACCACAGAAGTAGCAAATGATAGCAGCACTGCTTCTCACTGGTTGGATTTGTTCTGTGATCACCTAGGGAGCCACCTGATCTTTCCAAGAAGAGACCTCATAAGCATCGAGCACCAGGAGATAAAGGACACTGAGTTTCTCAAAGAAGCCATGAGTGCAGCTTTGGATCCTGCACTGAGGAAAGTTGAAGAGGACTGCTCAAGTAAGCTCATAGATGAAATGGTTCCTGACATTGAGAAAATTCTCTCTGAGCATCTCTGTGGCTGCTGGAAGCAGTGTCCTTTTTGTAAAGCAGTTTGTACCAACACCATTCCCGAACATGATGGAGACCACAGTGTGCAATTCCACCGTCCTCAGGCTGTCAATGGATGGTATTATCATAAAACAGATTACTTTGACATTAACTGCTGTACTACTTCTGTAGCAAGTGATTGTTCATTTACTTTAAATGGCAGCCAGTGGTTCCCATGCAAGAAATATCGAGAAGCAGGAGGTGATTTTGCCACATGGAGCATCACCGCTGACTCATCTACCCAGCCATATTGGAAATGGTTTGTCTGTCACTTCAGATCAGAgctagaaaagaattatgggaaaAAATTTACAGACTTAGGTACTATTCCAGATTCATGGACCAAAATCACAAAGGAAGAAGTACTTGATGACTTGAAAAAACAGTAA